One Nocardioides luti DNA window includes the following coding sequences:
- a CDS encoding Rne/Rng family ribonuclease, with translation MLDDNPVDESTPTTDSPDTAPVTSEAPPAKKAAAKKTAAKKAPAKKAAAKKAPAKKAAAKKAAVADEPLPEVDAPAAEAPAADAAPVTKAVKRAPAKRTTTRKTAAAKAEAPAEQTDTTGQPTSVEVAPDAVAAQVPAAATGEAAGAPSVLFQAPEVTTRPARRTRKKAAAPVEAPADATADETAAAEAASDETPAEAPAEETKAPARKRSQPRKRAAAKPVEDEEETPAEAAATDDAPQADAASDDTDDADGTADDSADDAEGDNDNESDDNEGGTGRRRRRRGGRRRRKSGDGDTNDDDNRQDGRQGNGGGRQDAKQSGQDGKQDAKQGGNRGAEDKDADGDSDEPGGEGSSRRRRRRRRTGDDDGGSDDPENTTTRVRRPRNAEDEITAISGSTRLEAKKQRRRDGREAGRRRAPIVSEAEFLARREAVERVMVIRQREDLTQIAVLEDKVLVEHYVARESQTSIIGNVYLGRVQNVLPSMEAAFIDIGKGRNAVLYAGEVNWSALGHKDGAPRKIESVLTSGQPILVQVTKDPIGHKGARLTSQVSLAGRFLVYVPDGTTSGISRKLPDTERQRLKTLLKEIVPDTAGVIVRTAAEGASEDELTRDVERLKARWEDIEGKVKGSAPQLLYGEPDLTLKVVRDLFTEDFAKLVIEGEDAWDTVQSYVQHVAPDLEERLERYDRGANNGKDSFGAFRIDEQIAKGLDRKVWLPSGGSLIIDRTEAMTVVDVNTGKFTGSGGNLEETVTKNNLEAAEEMVRQLRLRDIGGIIVIDFIDMVLESNRDLVLRRLVECLGRDRTRHQVAEVTSLGLVQMTRKRIGTGLVESFSENCSHCQGRGVVIQDTPVDPGRSGDDDGGRRSGGGRRSRGGRGGDDQGNQGGQQDQGSSDKGDHRSDSGRGDNGNRGGRDGGRDGGRDGGRGRGRGGDQERGSQERADSPADKGAVPSPSYVASVAKPENADKARPVDEAPADSTPVAPPSEAPETLTEAPAAAAPVRQEAAPAAEPSPEAGSASEPPKVVTRSRRRSASRPTTTTTSPAEPMTVSVPVAEPAPVAPEPVAPATAPEPPKVITRTRGRSASRPAGPPASTPEASASTGAATSAATTGTVGAPPVSGTVEPGTAVHEPGDNGEGHPVGHVPIKKKGSRKR, from the coding sequence ATGCTCGATGACAACCCGGTCGACGAATCGACCCCCACCACCGACTCACCGGACACCGCACCGGTGACCAGCGAGGCCCCGCCGGCCAAGAAGGCCGCCGCGAAGAAGACCGCTGCGAAGAAGGCCCCGGCGAAGAAGGCCGCCGCCAAGAAGGCCCCGGCGAAGAAGGCCGCCGCCAAGAAGGCCGCCGTCGCCGACGAGCCGCTGCCCGAGGTCGACGCCCCGGCCGCCGAGGCCCCCGCCGCGGACGCCGCGCCGGTCACCAAGGCCGTCAAGCGGGCCCCGGCGAAGCGCACCACCACGCGCAAGACCGCGGCCGCCAAGGCCGAGGCCCCGGCCGAGCAGACCGACACGACCGGCCAGCCGACCTCCGTCGAGGTCGCACCCGACGCCGTCGCGGCCCAGGTCCCGGCCGCCGCGACCGGCGAGGCCGCCGGCGCCCCGAGCGTGCTGTTCCAGGCTCCCGAGGTCACCACCCGCCCGGCCCGCCGCACCCGCAAGAAGGCGGCTGCGCCGGTCGAGGCCCCCGCCGACGCGACGGCCGACGAGACCGCCGCGGCCGAGGCTGCGTCGGACGAGACGCCTGCCGAGGCGCCCGCCGAGGAGACCAAGGCCCCGGCCCGCAAGCGCTCGCAGCCGCGCAAGCGCGCCGCCGCGAAGCCCGTCGAGGACGAGGAGGAGACGCCGGCCGAGGCCGCCGCCACCGACGACGCCCCGCAGGCCGACGCCGCGTCGGACGACACCGACGACGCCGACGGCACCGCGGACGACAGCGCGGACGACGCCGAGGGCGACAACGACAACGAGAGCGACGACAACGAGGGCGGCACCGGCCGCCGTCGCCGCCGTCGCGGGGGACGCCGCCGCCGCAAGTCCGGCGACGGCGACACCAACGACGACGACAACCGCCAGGACGGCCGGCAGGGCAACGGCGGCGGTCGCCAGGACGCCAAGCAGTCCGGCCAGGACGGCAAGCAGGACGCCAAGCAGGGCGGCAACCGCGGCGCCGAGGACAAGGACGCTGACGGCGACTCCGACGAGCCCGGGGGCGAGGGCTCGTCCCGTCGCCGCCGTCGCCGGCGCCGTACCGGTGACGACGACGGGGGCTCCGACGACCCGGAGAACACCACCACCCGCGTCCGCCGGCCGCGCAACGCCGAGGACGAGATCACCGCGATCTCCGGCTCGACCCGCCTCGAGGCCAAGAAGCAGCGCCGCCGCGACGGTCGCGAGGCGGGCCGCCGCCGCGCCCCGATCGTCAGCGAGGCGGAGTTCCTCGCCCGCCGCGAGGCCGTCGAGCGCGTCATGGTCATCCGCCAGCGCGAGGACCTGACCCAGATCGCCGTCCTCGAGGACAAGGTGCTCGTCGAGCACTACGTGGCCCGCGAGTCGCAGACGTCGATCATCGGCAACGTCTACCTCGGCCGCGTCCAGAACGTGCTGCCCTCCATGGAGGCGGCGTTCATCGACATCGGCAAGGGCCGCAACGCGGTGCTGTACGCCGGTGAGGTCAACTGGTCCGCGCTCGGCCACAAGGACGGCGCGCCCCGCAAGATCGAGTCGGTCCTCACCTCGGGCCAGCCGATCCTCGTGCAGGTCACCAAGGACCCGATCGGCCACAAGGGCGCCCGGCTCACCAGCCAGGTCAGCCTGGCCGGCCGCTTCCTGGTGTACGTGCCCGACGGCACCACCAGCGGCATCTCCCGCAAGCTGCCCGACACCGAGCGCCAGCGCCTCAAGACGCTGCTCAAGGAGATCGTCCCGGACACCGCGGGCGTCATCGTCCGCACCGCCGCCGAGGGCGCCAGCGAGGACGAGCTGACGCGCGACGTCGAGCGGCTCAAGGCGCGCTGGGAGGACATCGAGGGCAAGGTCAAGGGCAGCGCCCCGCAGCTGCTGTACGGCGAGCCGGACCTGACCCTCAAGGTCGTCCGCGACCTCTTCACCGAGGACTTCGCGAAGCTGGTCATCGAGGGCGAGGACGCCTGGGACACGGTCCAGAGCTACGTCCAGCACGTCGCGCCCGACCTCGAGGAGCGTCTCGAGCGCTACGACCGCGGCGCGAACAACGGCAAGGACAGCTTCGGCGCGTTCCGGATCGACGAGCAGATCGCCAAGGGCCTCGACCGCAAGGTCTGGCTGCCCTCCGGCGGCTCGCTGATCATCGACCGCACCGAGGCGATGACCGTCGTCGACGTCAACACCGGCAAGTTCACCGGCTCCGGGGGCAACCTCGAGGAGACCGTCACCAAGAACAACCTCGAGGCGGCCGAGGAGATGGTGCGCCAGCTCCGGCTCCGCGACATCGGCGGCATCATCGTCATCGACTTCATCGACATGGTCCTCGAGTCCAACCGCGACCTGGTGCTCCGGCGCCTCGTCGAGTGCCTGGGCCGCGACCGGACCCGTCACCAGGTCGCCGAGGTGACCTCGCTCGGCCTCGTGCAGATGACGCGCAAGCGGATCGGCACCGGGCTCGTGGAGTCCTTCAGCGAGAACTGCTCGCACTGCCAGGGCCGTGGCGTCGTCATCCAGGACACGCCCGTCGACCCGGGCCGGTCGGGCGACGACGACGGTGGCCGGCGCAGCGGCGGCGGACGCCGCAGCCGCGGCGGCCGTGGCGGCGACGACCAGGGCAACCAGGGCGGCCAGCAGGACCAGGGCTCGTCCGACAAGGGCGACCACCGCTCCGACAGCGGTCGCGGCGACAACGGCAACCGTGGCGGTCGCGACGGAGGCCGTGACGGTGGTCGCGACGGCGGCCGCGGTCGTGGCCGCGGTGGCGACCAGGAGCGCGGCTCGCAGGAGCGCGCCGACAGCCCCGCCGACAAGGGCGCGGTGCCCTCCCCGTCGTACGTCGCCTCGGTGGCGAAGCCGGAGAACGCCGACAAGGCGCGCCCGGTCGACGAGGCCCCGGCCGACAGCACCCCCGTGGCCCCGCCCTCCGAGGCGCCCGAGACCCTGACCGAGGCTCCCGCCGCGGCCGCCCCGGTGAGGCAGGAGGCCGCCCCGGCCGCCGAGCCGTCCCCGGAGGCCGGCAGCGCGAGCGAGCCGCCGAAGGTCGTGACCCGCTCGCGGCGCCGCAGCGCCAGCCGCCCGACGACGACCACCACCTCGCCGGCGGAGCCGATGACCGTCAGCGTGCCGGTGGCCGAGCCGGCCCCGGTGGCGCCCGAGCCCGTCGCCCCGGCGACGGCGCCCGAGCCGCCCAAGGTCATCACCCGGACCCGCGGCCGCAGCGCGAGCCGTCCGGCCGGACCGCCCGCGAGCACTCCCGAGGCCAGCGCCTCGACCGGTGCAGCGACCAGCGCGGCGACCACGGGCACCGTGGGCGCCCCGCCGGTGTCCGGCACCGTCGAGCCCGGCACCGCGGTGCACGAGCCCGGCGACAACGGCGAGGGCCACCCCGTGGGCCACGTCCCGATCAAGAAGAAGGGCTCGCGCAAGCGCTGA
- a CDS encoding TIGR03936 family radical SAM-associated protein, whose protein sequence is MREQPEQQAPPVQRLRIQYAKRGRLRFTSHRDFSRAFERAVFRARIPMAYSSGFNPHPRISYAGASPTGSASEAEYLEIGLAEVVDPAAVHALLDEALPDGLDVVEVVESPGGSLADRLEASHWQIHVPATPEVARTAVETFLATASVSVERMTKKGLREFDCRAAVLALAVEPAPEGTGSRLDLVLRHAVPAVRPDDVLTGLASVAGLDAGQAPLLTRLAQGPLDETDGSIGDPLRPAAPTP, encoded by the coding sequence GTGCGTGAACAGCCCGAGCAACAAGCCCCGCCCGTCCAGCGACTCCGGATCCAGTACGCCAAGCGCGGCCGGCTCCGCTTCACGAGCCACCGCGACTTCAGCCGGGCCTTCGAGCGCGCGGTCTTCCGCGCCCGGATCCCGATGGCCTACTCCTCGGGCTTCAACCCGCACCCCCGGATCTCGTACGCCGGCGCCTCGCCGACCGGGTCGGCCAGCGAGGCGGAGTACCTCGAGATCGGCCTCGCCGAGGTCGTCGACCCGGCGGCCGTGCACGCGCTCCTCGACGAGGCGCTGCCCGACGGGCTCGACGTCGTCGAGGTCGTCGAGTCGCCGGGCGGCTCGCTCGCCGACCGGCTCGAGGCCAGCCACTGGCAGATCCACGTGCCGGCGACCCCCGAGGTCGCCCGGACCGCCGTCGAGACGTTCCTCGCGACCGCGTCGGTCAGCGTGGAGCGGATGACGAAGAAGGGCCTGCGCGAGTTCGACTGCCGGGCCGCCGTGCTCGCGCTCGCGGTCGAGCCCGCCCCCGAGGGGACCGGCTCGCGCCTGGACCTGGTGCTGCGACACGCCGTGCCCGCCGTCCGTCCCGACGACGTCCTCACCGGGCTCGCGAGCGTCGCCGGCCTGGACGCCGGGCAGGCGCCGCTCCTGACCCGGCTGGCGCAGGGCCCGCTCGACGAGACCGACGGCTCGATCGGCGATCCGCTGCGCCCGGCCGCCCCGACCCCCTAG
- a CDS encoding winged helix DNA-binding domain-containing protein: MRHLSDDERRARIARRHAIAPGRRAADPVAATRAMTVLHATEPATVYLSLHARVDGLGVADVDAALYEQRSLVKQLAMRRTLFVFPRDLLPAAWGSASARVAAALRARLAKEVAMAGIAEDGAAWLDTACAAVKARLDGGVELGAQAIRESVPEVDARMDLAAGTAYGANVAIAPRVLTQLGVEGDIVRGRNGGHWRTSRPQWTAMESWLGEPLPEPWTPRAGYAELVGRWLRTFGPGTAADLQWWLGGTKGAVGTALEDVGAVEVALEGGGTGWVLADDLDAVDPVEPWAALLPVLDPTVMGWKERDFYLGPHTDLLFDRNGNAGTTAWWDGRIVGCWVQDPDGVVVLSLLEDVGAEAVAALRVEADRLTAWLGGVRVSTVYPSMGMKQALAP, from the coding sequence ATGCGTCACCTGAGCGACGACGAGCGCCGCGCCCGGATCGCCCGGCGGCACGCGATCGCGCCCGGCCGCCGGGCCGCGGACCCCGTGGCCGCGACCCGGGCGATGACGGTGCTGCACGCGACCGAGCCGGCCACGGTCTACCTCTCCCTGCACGCGCGGGTCGACGGTCTGGGCGTGGCCGACGTCGACGCCGCCCTCTACGAGCAGCGGAGCCTGGTCAAGCAGCTGGCGATGCGCCGCACGCTGTTCGTCTTCCCCCGGGACCTGCTGCCCGCCGCCTGGGGGAGCGCCTCGGCCCGGGTCGCCGCCGCGCTCCGCGCCCGGCTGGCCAAGGAGGTCGCCATGGCCGGGATCGCCGAGGACGGCGCCGCCTGGCTCGACACCGCGTGCGCTGCGGTGAAGGCCCGGCTGGACGGTGGCGTGGAGCTCGGCGCCCAGGCGATCCGTGAGTCCGTCCCCGAGGTCGACGCGCGCATGGACCTGGCCGCCGGCACGGCGTACGGCGCGAACGTCGCCATCGCGCCGCGGGTGCTCACCCAGCTCGGCGTCGAGGGCGACATCGTGCGGGGCCGCAACGGTGGCCACTGGCGCACGTCCCGCCCGCAGTGGACGGCGATGGAGAGCTGGCTGGGGGAGCCGCTGCCGGAGCCGTGGACCCCGCGCGCCGGGTACGCCGAGCTGGTCGGCCGGTGGCTGCGCACCTTCGGCCCGGGCACCGCCGCGGACCTGCAGTGGTGGCTCGGCGGGACCAAGGGCGCCGTCGGCACGGCACTGGAGGACGTCGGGGCCGTCGAGGTCGCGCTCGAGGGGGGCGGGACGGGCTGGGTGCTCGCCGACGACCTCGACGCGGTCGACCCGGTCGAGCCGTGGGCGGCGCTCCTGCCGGTCCTCGACCCGACCGTGATGGGGTGGAAGGAGCGCGACTTCTACCTCGGCCCGCACACGGACCTGCTCTTCGACCGCAACGGCAACGCCGGCACCACCGCGTGGTGGGACGGCCGGATCGTCGGCTGCTGGGTCCAGGACCCCGACGGCGTGGTCGTGCTGTCCCTCCTCGAGGACGTCGGGGCGGAGGCCGTGGCCGCCCTGCGCGTCGAGGCGGACCGGCTGACGGCCTGGCTGGGCGGGGTGCGGGTCAGCACGGTCTACCCGTCGATGGGGATGAAGCAGGCCCTCGCGCCGTAA
- a CDS encoding MFS transporter, whose amino-acid sequence MTARRTSLVILTGLVLLSLNLRPAAVSVGPVLAEIRATLGMSPAAAGLLTSLPVLAFAVFGALAPTAAARLGVHRVTLLALVAAVVGLAGRAATSSEALFLALSMLALGGMAMANVLLPSLVKLHFPDAVGRVTAIYSTALAVGLTSSLLLTVPVSDAGGSWRWGLGLWAVLALLSALPWIGLVAHDRTLESGERSVRWSDVARTRLGWAMAAFFGLQSMQAYAVFGWFAQLWRDNGYSAGQAGALVALLAGVSIPLSLWAPAAVARRDDQARILLAVMLCYPVGYVGLMVAPHDLAILWALFVGVGAVTFPIVLVLIGLRARTPQGTAALSSFTQSTGYLLAAVGPFGVGTLYDATGGWTAPLVLLTALMVPQIAAGMYVARPAKIEDQLRS is encoded by the coding sequence GTGACCGCCCGCCGTACCTCCCTCGTGATCCTGACCGGGCTCGTCCTGCTCTCTCTCAACCTGCGCCCCGCCGCCGTCAGCGTCGGCCCCGTGCTCGCCGAGATCCGCGCGACCCTGGGGATGTCCCCGGCCGCGGCCGGGCTGCTCACGTCGCTGCCGGTCCTGGCGTTCGCCGTCTTCGGGGCGCTGGCGCCGACCGCCGCGGCCCGCCTCGGCGTGCACCGGGTGACGCTGCTGGCGCTCGTCGCCGCGGTCGTCGGGCTGGCCGGGCGCGCGGCGACGAGCAGCGAGGCGCTCTTCCTGGCGCTCTCGATGCTCGCGCTCGGCGGGATGGCGATGGCGAACGTGCTGCTCCCCTCCCTGGTGAAGCTGCACTTCCCGGACGCCGTCGGCCGGGTCACCGCGATCTACTCGACCGCCCTCGCCGTCGGCCTGACGAGCTCGCTGCTGCTGACCGTGCCCGTGTCCGACGCCGGCGGCAGCTGGCGCTGGGGGCTCGGGCTCTGGGCCGTGCTCGCGCTGCTCTCCGCGCTGCCGTGGATCGGGCTGGTCGCGCACGACCGCACCCTCGAGAGCGGCGAGCGCAGCGTCCGGTGGTCCGACGTCGCCCGCACCCGGCTCGGCTGGGCGATGGCGGCGTTCTTCGGGCTGCAGTCGATGCAGGCGTACGCCGTGTTCGGCTGGTTCGCCCAGCTCTGGCGCGACAACGGCTACTCCGCCGGCCAGGCCGGCGCCCTCGTCGCGCTGCTCGCCGGCGTCTCGATCCCGCTCTCGCTCTGGGCGCCCGCGGCCGTCGCGCGGCGTGACGACCAGGCGCGGATCCTGCTCGCCGTGATGCTCTGCTACCCCGTGGGGTACGTCGGCCTGATGGTCGCCCCGCACGACCTGGCGATCCTCTGGGCGCTGTTCGTCGGCGTCGGCGCGGTCACCTTCCCGATCGTGCTCGTCCTGATCGGCCTGCGCGCCCGCACCCCGCAGGGCACCGCCGCCCTGTCGAGCTTCACCCAGTCGACGGGCTACCTGCTCGCCGCGGTCGGACCCTTCGGCGTCGGCACGCTCTACGACGCCACCGGCGGCTGGACCGCGCCGCTCGTGCTGCTGACCGCGCTGATGGTGCCCCAGATCGCCGCGGGGATGTACGTCGCGCGTCCGGCGAAGATCGAGGACCAGCTGCGGTCCTGA
- a CDS encoding GNAT family N-acetyltransferase, whose translation MPDPVPVEIRRATWDDRDAVAGLRRVWTEELAGGPIEDDGFTERFEAWLEVEQHQRVTWLGLVAGEPVAMLNLLVFTRMPRPGHPAGNRWGYLANFYVLPAHRDGGLGSRLLAACTAYADAEGFARVVLSPSERSVPFYARGGFAPATSLMVRPLPG comes from the coding sequence GTGCCCGACCCCGTGCCCGTCGAGATCCGCCGCGCGACCTGGGACGACCGGGACGCGGTCGCGGGCCTGCGCCGGGTGTGGACCGAGGAGCTGGCCGGCGGGCCGATCGAGGACGACGGGTTCACCGAGCGCTTCGAGGCGTGGCTCGAGGTCGAGCAGCACCAGCGCGTGACCTGGCTGGGGCTCGTGGCCGGCGAGCCCGTCGCGATGCTCAACCTGCTCGTCTTCACGCGGATGCCCCGACCGGGGCACCCGGCCGGGAACCGCTGGGGCTACCTCGCGAACTTCTACGTCCTCCCCGCCCACCGCGACGGGGGCCTCGGGTCCCGGCTGCTCGCCGCCTGCACGGCGTACGCCGACGCCGAGGGCTTCGCCCGGGTCGTGCTCAGCCCCAGCGAGCGGTCCGTACCGTTCTACGCCCGGGGCGGCTTCGCGCCGGCCACGTCGCTGATGGTGCGGCCGCTGCCCGGCTGA
- a CDS encoding TIGR03960 family B12-binding radical SAM protein — MGSDLRQRGESVFARLEPRLPSVSKPIQYVGGELNSTVKEWDCGADATGDGETVRWALMYPDAYEVGLPNQGVQILYEVLNERDWILAERTYSVWPDMEAVMRQGDADGPIPQFTVDAHRPVRDFDVFGLSFSTELGYTNMLNALDLAGIPLHAVDRGDDDPIVLAGGHAAFNPEPVAAFLDAAVLGDGEEVVLAISEVVREWKAEGRTGGRDELLRRLAVTGNIYVPKFYDVVYAEDGSIEAVVPNRPGIPYRIRKHTLMDLDAWPYPAKPLVPLAETVHERFSVEIFRGCTRGCRFCQAGMITRPVRERSLETIGAMVENGIRKSGFEEVGLLSLSSADHTEIGDLAKGLADRYEGSNVSLSLPSTRVDAFNISLANEFSRNGRRSGLTFAPEGGSERMRKVINKMVTEEDLIRTVATAYSHGWRQVKLYFMVGLPTETDEDVLQIADLARKVIAKGREVSGRNDIRCTVSIGGFVPKPHTPFQWASQLDHETTDARLKKLRDTVREDKKFGRAIGFRYHDGKPGTIEGLLSRGDRRVGAVIEQVWRDGGRFDGWSEHFSYDRWAESAATALAGTGVDLEWYTTREREYDEVLPWDHLDSGLDKDWLWADWEDAIDPSTDVEVEDCRWTPCYDCGVCPEMNTEIQIGPTGKQLLPLSVV, encoded by the coding sequence CTGGGTTCCGACCTGCGACAGCGAGGCGAGAGCGTCTTCGCCCGTCTCGAGCCCCGACTCCCGTCGGTCTCGAAGCCGATCCAGTACGTCGGCGGCGAGCTCAACTCGACGGTCAAGGAGTGGGACTGCGGCGCGGACGCCACGGGTGACGGCGAGACCGTCCGCTGGGCGCTGATGTACCCCGACGCCTACGAGGTCGGGCTGCCCAACCAGGGCGTCCAGATCCTCTACGAGGTGCTCAACGAGCGCGACTGGATCCTCGCCGAGCGCACCTACTCCGTGTGGCCTGACATGGAGGCCGTGATGCGGCAGGGCGACGCCGACGGGCCGATCCCGCAGTTCACGGTCGACGCGCACCGCCCGGTCCGCGACTTCGACGTCTTCGGCCTGAGCTTCTCGACCGAGCTCGGCTACACGAACATGCTCAACGCCCTCGACCTGGCCGGCATCCCGCTGCACGCGGTCGACCGCGGCGACGACGACCCGATCGTGCTGGCCGGCGGCCACGCGGCGTTCAACCCCGAGCCGGTCGCGGCGTTCCTCGACGCGGCCGTCCTCGGCGACGGCGAGGAGGTCGTGCTCGCGATCTCCGAGGTCGTGCGCGAGTGGAAGGCCGAGGGCCGCACCGGCGGTCGCGACGAGCTGCTGCGCCGGCTCGCGGTCACCGGCAACATCTACGTGCCGAAGTTCTACGACGTCGTGTACGCCGAGGACGGCTCGATCGAGGCCGTCGTGCCCAACCGGCCCGGCATCCCCTACCGCATCCGCAAGCACACGCTGATGGACCTCGACGCCTGGCCCTACCCCGCCAAGCCGCTGGTCCCGCTCGCCGAGACCGTCCACGAGCGCTTCTCGGTGGAGATCTTCCGCGGCTGCACGCGCGGCTGCCGCTTCTGCCAGGCCGGCATGATCACCCGCCCGGTCCGCGAGCGCTCGCTCGAGACGATCGGCGCGATGGTCGAGAACGGCATCCGCAAGTCCGGCTTCGAGGAGGTCGGCCTGCTCTCGCTCTCCAGTGCCGACCACACCGAGATCGGCGACCTCGCCAAGGGGCTCGCCGACCGCTACGAGGGCTCGAACGTCTCGCTCTCGCTGCCCTCGACCCGCGTCGACGCGTTCAACATCTCGCTCGCCAACGAGTTCTCCCGCAACGGCCGCCGCTCCGGGCTGACCTTCGCCCCCGAGGGCGGCTCCGAGCGGATGCGCAAGGTGATCAACAAGATGGTCACCGAGGAGGACCTGATCCGGACCGTCGCCACGGCGTACTCCCACGGCTGGCGCCAGGTGAAGCTGTACTTCATGGTCGGCCTCCCGACCGAGACCGACGAGGACGTCCTGCAGATCGCGGACCTCGCGCGCAAGGTGATCGCCAAGGGCCGCGAGGTCTCCGGGCGCAACGACATCCGCTGCACGGTCTCGATCGGCGGCTTCGTGCCGAAGCCGCACACGCCGTTCCAGTGGGCCTCGCAGCTCGACCATGAGACCACGGACGCGCGCCTGAAGAAGCTGCGCGACACCGTCCGCGAGGACAAGAAGTTCGGTCGCGCGATCGGCTTCCGCTACCACGACGGCAAGCCCGGCACCATCGAGGGACTGCTCTCGCGCGGCGACCGCCGCGTCGGCGCCGTGATCGAGCAGGTCTGGCGCGACGGCGGCCGCTTCGACGGCTGGAGCGAGCACTTCTCCTACGACCGCTGGGCCGAGTCCGCCGCCACCGCGCTGGCCGGCACCGGTGTCGACCTCGAGTGGTACACCACCCGCGAGCGGGAGTACGACGAGGTCCTGCCCTGGGACCACCTCGACTCCGGGCTCGACAAGGACTGGCTGTGGGCGGACTGGGAGGACGCGATCGACCCGTCCACCGACGTCGAGGTCGAGGACTGCCGCTGGACGCCCTGCTACGACTGCGGCGTCTGCCCGGAGATGAACACCGAGATCCAGATCGGCCCCACCGGCAAGCAGCTGCTGCCGCTGTCGGTCGTCTGA
- a CDS encoding DUF4188 domain-containing protein, with protein sequence MGDVRQGRWGARIDGDFVVFLIGAQIDPRHPVRTLRDLGGMRGMPYMLQHLTEHPEKGLLHYETYGLTFNVQYWRSFEHLERFARDDSAPHVPAWRNYWRRVGSDPRSGIWHETFLVRDGEYEAVYANTEPRGLGRAGDLVSLREDSRARGRLKRLTTTDGPGDRAADRAD encoded by the coding sequence ATGGGTGACGTGAGGCAGGGGCGCTGGGGCGCCCGCATCGACGGGGACTTCGTGGTCTTCCTCATCGGGGCGCAGATCGACCCGCGCCACCCGGTCCGGACGCTGCGCGACCTCGGGGGCATGCGCGGGATGCCCTACATGCTCCAGCACCTCACCGAGCACCCCGAGAAGGGGCTGCTGCACTACGAGACCTACGGCCTCACCTTCAACGTGCAGTACTGGCGCTCCTTCGAGCACCTCGAGCGGTTCGCGCGCGACGACAGCGCCCCGCACGTCCCGGCCTGGCGCAACTACTGGCGCCGCGTCGGAAGCGACCCGCGCTCGGGCATCTGGCACGAGACGTTCCTCGTGCGCGACGGGGAGTACGAAGCGGTCTACGCCAACACCGAGCCCCGTGGCCTCGGCCGGGCCGGCGACCTGGTCAGCCTGCGGGAGGACTCCCGCGCCCGCGGCCGCCTCAAGCGACTGACCACGACCGACGGGCCCGGCGACCGGGCGGCGGACCGGGCGGACTAG